CACGGACACCCATCTTTCTGGAAGCAGATGGCTAAATATTGCACGAGATGGATGGTAGACTGTAGGGCGTAGTATGCTAGACACCATAAGGTTCCATCTTTTTCCCCAAAAGTTTTGGACGGATGTTGCGTGGTGGGGCTCATCGAACTGTGGTTCGAGCTCAGCCCCAACCACGGTCCGAGCCAAAGAGGCTGCTAAAGCTAGCAATAACTCGAGTGCGAAGAAGATGTaataagcataaattgatgttgcGAATAAAGGGTGGAACTTTTCTTTATAACTATAGGCTTTAAGTGTGATGAAAAGGAGAAAAACCCTAGGGGCATAATCTTTGGGTGATCTTTGAGGGATTTTTGTGATTTGGTGAGATGGGTTTGGTTGATTTTTTATGATCTTGATGGGTAGGCAAGCAGTGGTTATGAAATGGGATAAAGGGAGGGTTGGGTGTGAAGATAAGGGGCCTTGACCAAAGGCATAAAGAATGAGCTTGAAGCTTCCAAGCCATGACATGAAGAAGAAAGTTAAACCACAATGGAACACACTATGGAGGTTTAAGGGGAGATACAAGAAGAGAAGTATGACAGGAAATATAGCCAAGAATCGAGTTTTACCTTGTGCAATAAACATGCCAATAGTGTGGCAATATAGG
This is a stretch of genomic DNA from Helianthus annuus cultivar XRQ/B chromosome 16, HanXRQr2.0-SUNRISE, whole genome shotgun sequence. It encodes these proteins:
- the LOC110919648 gene encoding acyl-CoA--sterol O-acyltransferase 1, translated to MKGETYNLILDWSIALTSLLYCHTIGMFIAQGKTRFLAIFPVILLFLYLPLNLHSVFHCGLTFFFMSWLGSFKLILYAFGQGPLSSHPTLPLSHFITTACLPIKIIKNQPNPSHQITKIPQRSPKDYAPRVFLLFITLKAYSYKEKFHPLFATSIYAYYIFFALELLLALAASLARTVVGAELEPQFDEPHHATSVQNFWGKRWNLMVSSILRPTVYHPSRAIFSHLLPERWVSVPAVLATFLVSGIMHEMIFYYLGRLNPTWEVTWFFVLQGVWVGTEIVVKKTMGPRFQPPRVVSRALTLAFVMITSFLLFFPPFMRVDPFARFCRECLAVIGFFKHGHLISFVEYSCPYF